The Equus asinus isolate D_3611 breed Donkey chromosome 1, EquAss-T2T_v2, whole genome shotgun sequence genome segment GCATCAAGGGAGGTGGAGAAGGGAGTCAGCTTTGTTTCAGGACTCGGCAAAGCCACGGTGAAATGCACCCCCATCCCTTCTGGGTTGAAAGTAACTTTGATGCTCAGAAAAAGTACTTTCATATTCTCCAGCTAGCAACAATCTATCATCCACAGGCAAGCTCGAGAGATCAGAGATGCCAGTGAAACAGGTTTTCCTCTCTGCCCATCTCCCTAAAGCCACTTCCCCAAAATTAGATCTTGAGAAATCCTGATTCCCTCAAGACCTCTCTCTGTTTAAAGATGGAATGGAAGCATCTTTGTTCTGACAAGGAGGCAAACTGAAGACTTGACATTGGGGAATTGCTAAGGAACATTCTAAGCTCTATTTTTCTCTAAAGGGTGAAACTTAAAACAGAATTaggattttttcatttccagatgGATGATAAAATTTTTGTAACTGCCTGGGACACAGAGAAACAATTTCGCGCCaggtgcccccaccccccccaaccaCCCTCACGAAGCAACGACAGAAACAGTCCCAGAGAGGGACAGAGCAGGCTGACTCTCCTTCCACTACAACGTCTCAAATCCGCTTTTCGCCTCGCTGTGTCAGTCCCTCAGCACGCGCCCTAAGCGGCCGCTTCTTCGCCCCATCTTTAGTTCTGAGCGGACTCGGCCCAGCAACCGCCCTGCCTCCGGCGCGTCCCCTTGGGTGGCGCCCCCCGCACTTGGTGGGGTCTCGAAAGGCCAGGACAAGGCGCTCGTGCCGGCTCTGGGGAACCCCGGGGGTTCCGGCCTCCCTGGGCTCCCGCACCCCACCCCGCTACGTCCGAGCGGATTAAGTTGCTCGGCAGCCGGCGGCGCGCACAGCCCCCGTCCCTCCCACTCCCGCCCCGCCCGGGCTCCGGCGCCCCGAGGTGCCCTCGCCCCCGCGGAGGTGAGCGCGCACTCACCGGAGGTGAGCTGCATCCAGGCACAGATCTTGTACACGGTAGCCGTGTTGCAGAAGAAGAAGAGGGTAAAGCAAACGATGCAGGCGATGATGAGCATCATGGAGAGGCCGATGAAGAAGGAAGCGGCTTTGAAGGCGCCCGAGGGCAGCGTGGAGAAGTCCGTGAAGCTGCCCCTGCAGGTCAGCTCCCGGGAGAAGCCGTTGCCGATGCAGTAGTGGAAGAGCCCGAAATAGCCGGCTTGCGGGGTGTCCACGCCGTCGCCGATCCAGTAGGGCTGGATGAAGCACACCACGTTGACGATGGCAAAGCAGATGGTGAAGATGGCCCAGAGCACGCCGATGGCCCGCGAGTTCCGCACATAGTTGGTGTGGTACAGCTTGGCAGCCTCCTGAGCCGGGAGCatcgcggcggcggcggcggcagcagcggcggcTCCGGGcattctccccctcctcctcctcctcctcctcctcctcctagtcctccgcctccccccgcctctcCGCGCTCAGGAGACACACTCACCGAGCCGCGCGCGCTGCAACTCCCTTGCCTCCGCCTCAGCCCAGCAGCGCCAGTTTCGGAGTCTGCATCCTCGCTCCCGGAAGGAGGGCGGGGGAGCGCCGAGCACCCCTCCGGCTCGCCTGGCACAGCCTCCTGGCcccccctccctcctggcccGGGCTCCAGCcctcctcaacaccctccacccctcttcccgccgccgccgccgccgccgccgctgcagCTGCTGCAGCTGAAGGCGCCAAAGCCCGCGCGGGGCAGCGTGGCGCGCGAGCTCGGGCGCCCCCCGCTGCGCTTCCCGCCTTCCGGCCcctgcccccccgccccgccccccggctGCCCCGGGGCGCCGAGAACCGCGGCGACCCTGGACTCGGCGCCAGTGGTGGGCGTGGGCCGGACGGAGCAGAgggcctggagctggggagggggaatCTAAGGAGGGGGCAGGAGCACCCCCAGGGATCCTAGAGGCGATCCCGGGATCCTGGTTGGCGTTGGGGGCCGGGTGCGGGAGGGTGAGCCTGCGAGCATCTCAGCGCCGCACAGCAACGTGCTTCGACCTCTGCATCTTTGCAGTGGCGCGAAGGGCAGCGCGGCAGGTGCAGGCAGGAGACGCCAAGGGAGAGGAGACGTGGTGCCCCCCCCCGGAGACTTCCCTATTACCGCCGCAAAACTGCCCCTGGCGAGCTGCTGGGGTGCCTCGTGTCCATGAGGTGGGGGCGGGAGAAGTTGGGCAGGAGCTCGGCCGACAGTAACGTAGAAGACACACGTTAAGGGTGGTCTCTCATCTGCTCACTGAGCTTGTCTCCTCTTCCCGTTTGCCCATTTATGCAGCCAGATGAACTGTAGCCAGTCATTGCCCTATGCTTTTCTTAAAGTCAGAGCATTTTCCCCACAAATCCTGCCATAGATGGGTCCTGGGGGGCGTGCAAGTGACTGTATCACAGAAACGTATAGTTCGTCTGAAGACATGGGATAGTTTGGCTAGTGTTACACTTCTTACAGAGATTTTCACTGGCAGCTGCTCTGtgttcaggcactgtgctgggtgccaaTGGAGACAGCGGAGACCACAGCAGAGGACTGCTTTCATCGTCCAGgtatttcccctcccccacaacccACAGCTTCAGCTGACCAGAGTTGTTTTCAGGGTAATTTCCTCTAAATTACCTAGACATACTTCCTCACAATTTCATGTGGCAGTGCTGTTTTGCCCCCGCACTGTATGCTCTTTCCTTAGcttcctgctttccctttccAGTCTTTCTATTGCTGTTTTAATAGTCCCTGCCTTTCAAACtccatttctctatttctattgGTTCCTTTTTCGGGTCCTTCTGATTCTGAGAGAAAGAAACATGTAACCCCCCACTCAAAGCAATGAAACCGGGATCCTCAACAGCAGCAACAGATTTTGGTAACAAATCATTTTGAACCATATGACTGCCAAAGTctgagcagaaagaagagaattcTGTTAGAATTCAAACCCTAACTCTACACTTAATCGCATGCTTTATTCTAATGGAAGAACTTTCGTAAGCTCCTTGACACCATCTTGCCATTATGCCCAGTCTGCCTGCCTTCTTATAGAGCAGTAAAACCTGAGATCCCAGGTGGAATATGAAACTACCAGGAATGGTTCAGGAAGCTGAGAATGGTTCTGTTGGGAGcatggggagagaaggaaggacagCTCCAAAAGGTATTCGGCTACATAAATACCTGTTTCATGGGAAAGAGGTCATACTCTAAGTGATGGAGACCAACCATGCCCCTCATCTGATGACCTGAAGTTTTGAGATTGTATGGGGAGAGAGTGGAAATAGGGATGTAGGACACACAAAGATAATGAAGGAGCGGTTGCTGAAACTGGGGAAGAATTTAAACGGGTGAGTGTTGGAATCTTACATTCAGCCTTTCCTATAGGGCATGGAATTCAGGCATTACAGTTCGAGGTCCATTAGGCAGGTCTTTGGAAAGCAAGAGACAGAATTAAACAGTAGTGTGAGACATGTAAGTTGAGGTGACTAAGAATCTCTTGCCAGTATGGTCGTAGACACTCAGaaggtcttaaaaaaaaaatcagaatttgggAGAGGTGGGGAAGAGGACCTAAATATGAGCCAGCCCAGTATAACACTTGCAagtctctaaaaataaaattcgTGATGATGTGTCATCAGTGCTTTGGTGGCAATGGAGGGTCAGAACTTCTGCTAGGCTGTGTTTGTCTTCACGCCCCTGAAGTTGCTGGCAAATCAGAAAATCAGAAGAGTTTTTAacatggaaggagggagaggaaaggggaaggTAATCGGATTTATGGGGCCATCTGGCAGGCCATGTGTCCCAGGGGCAGAGATAGCTTTACAGCAAGAACTGGCAGCAATTTCTAGTGACTCTCCCCAGCCCTCAAATACCCCCAAACCTGCTTGTATGAAGCAGTCCTTCTTTAAAATCAATGCCTAAAAGAGATCTGACTGTTCCCATGGGGTGGTGGAGATGGAAGGTTGCTGAGAGGAGAAAGGCTGAGAATCAAAAAGCCTAGTTTAAACCTCAGTGCTTAAATTGCCTTTACGGGACAAAGACAAGACTGGCGAGTGACTCAGATTCAAATGTTGTGATTCAAAGAGCTTTTCTATTTGAGTCATGCCCGAGGAAAGCCTTATTCTTATTCCAGGTTTGGAATTGCCTCTGGGTTCGTGCTCAGAATCACTATGCCAGGGGGCACGCTCAAGGTGTTCGCGGTCAACAGCAGCTATGAACAGACCCGTGTTGGTATATTGCTCATGTAAAGTGCTCCTATGGATTCCCCCTGAGACTTCAAGTCGTTGCTCCTTGAGGTGAGGGGTCAGTTAGGGATGAACTGAACCCTGCCAATGGCCCCACTCCTCCGCTTTATCCTGCCCGGCATGGCAGCAGATTTCTAGGATGAAGCAGGGTCTCCCAAGACTCTTGGAACTAGGGGTGAACTGGAACACCTGCCAACTCTTCAGCTGCTATCAATGAATGCAGATTGTCCTTCTACATCTTCCCAGATCCCTGTGTTGCTCATCCCCAACCTCGCCCTTTGCAACCGTAAACCCCAGAAGTAAGATTGTCCCTACCGTTAATCTAAAGCTTTTGCCTGACACCACGCAGACTTTAGGAGTTCAGACAGTTAAGCATCTGGGCAACTCGTTACATTCATCAAATATGATGGGATCAGGAAAGCTGTTCTAGGGAGGAGAAAATAATAACACTAGCCTGATTCGTGCGAAGAAGTTACTATTGATAGAAAAGTATTTTGAAACTATAACGTGATTCATATGTGCTAAATAACTAGTAGAAGTCAGTGTCATTGACAGCATGGATTTAGAAACACTGAACATTCAAATCTCAAACTTTgctgttaaaaatgtttttctcttactgCCACAAAGGGTCAGTAGTGAGACCCACTCTTTTCCCAAACTGTGTCTTGCTAAATGTTAGgactataaaagagaaaacaacacaaGAATAGTTGGACTGTGTAACGCTATTAAAAAGATCTGGGTGAGTTACAGGACTAAATATTTTGGTCTCAAACTAATCTGTGATGGCTTGGGACACTGAAAGCCTCAGAGGGCAGGAGACTTGGGATCCAGACGCAGCACCATCTCTGCCTAACTGTGAGAGCCTGAGGCTCTAGGGGCTCCGTTTTCTGATTTCTAGAATTACGTTGAGGGAGATGGGCTGTCAGGTGAATTCTCAGGTGACTTTGTGCAGTAAAATTCTGTTCTGTTCTGCAAAGACCAATCCAAGATGAATTTGCAAAAAAAGGCAAAACCCAGtagttggggggaaaaaaagaggcgAGACCTAACAAGAAATATCAGACTCTGGCGATGcagacattttatttaaaattgaaaatctcTTCTGAAATCCAATTGTTAGAATTTTTCAGGCAATGGGTACTTAGTGTTTTCAGGTGAGTCATTGCTATGACCttggaaaatggagaaagagattTCTAAAATCTGTTACTCACTCAATTTCTAGGGCTATTACCAAGGTCAGTATCAGGTGCTGCTCCAGGATATAAAGATCCTAATAATGAAGCTCTTTTCACTCACCAAAGGTTTCCACTCCCTTAGTTTTCTTTTGGGGCTTTTCAGAAATCGGGAGACACTTCTTAATCAGTCACTAGGTTGGCAATGGTAATCAGATGGATTGAGTGCTTTGATGCCCCCTGCCAATCAAGATCACATTGGTCCCAAGGCTCCCATCGTGTTGCACCCTGGTCTATGCTACTTTGTGATGAGAGGTGAGttccacagagagagagaaatgggaaataGGAATATCAGtcattctccttctttccctttcccttctaTTTTGAAATGGATTCTGTGTAAGTCAccccttttataatttcttttcacttttccagACCCAGCTAAGAGCACAAGTTGTTTTCTCGGAAGGCTGAGCACCTCCACAGCCTGTGCTAggagaactctctctctctctgttaaccTTTTTAAGCCCTTGATGATTTCAGAACAATTCTGTCTGAAGGTAAGGAATGACCTCTGTTGAATAAAATACTGTAGAAACTTGACCGTCACTTGAGGtatgattattttaaagtgtaGTGGAGTGAATGATATtatattaaagttttaaattcaGTGTATAGGTTCTATTCTCTTTCAGGATAATACTAGATGGTCttcctgatctttaaaaaaattaatactgtCTGTTTTTCATTCTGAACATGCTTTATGGAGTTTCCCATTCAAAGTGCACCTGAATTGAAAATCAGCATCTTCATTTGGAACATCTGTCCTTGAACCTTCAGTTTGGGTCCCATATTTGAAACCACTGCTTGGATTATCTGCTAAAGACATCTTAATCCACAAAGCTTCTCTCTCCTACTTGACAATCACCTGAGTTTCTCAAACCTCAGGTTGAGCCTTCTTGAGAATCTCCCCAAGACACAGAGCACATATTTTAAGTCTTATAAGCCCAAACAGCCCTCTAAATGTGAAGGAAACCCATCCAGATGCTTTCTTTGACTGCTATAGTGACACAAAATAGCAATCTGGATAATTCAGTGCTTTTGTTGAAGAGACACATTTTCATGCCTGTTTTAGTCAGCTTTTGCTACAGAAGCAACACAAACTTTCAGTGGCTTATAACCACCACCGTTTACTTCTAACCCACACCACATGGTGGTTGCTGGTTGGCTAAGGTCCTGCTCCAGACAGTGGACCTGACTGCAGGTCTGCTTGTGTTCTCATTTGGAGGTCCAAGTTGAAGGAGCAGCCCTTCTCTGGGACGTGATGTTGGCATAAGGACAGGAGTACAGGAGGCTGAGGCAAGTTATAAAACTGTATCCAAAATTTCTGCTCAAATATAGCATGCAGCATATCATCTCATATTCCCTTGGCCAAAACACATCCTGTGAAGAAGTCAAAAGTCAGTGTGCCAAGGATATAAAATCCTCTTACAGGAAACAGATGAgtggaaaaatcaataattttaatcTAATCTACCACCTCTATCCTCTGACAAAACTTTGACACCAACTTACTTTTCACATGTTTCCTGGAaagaatatacacatatatgattTTGCTTAAAGGCTATAGAACTATTTCATTTTGGATAAATACTTCATCCCACTCTTTCTTTTATTGAAGAATCtgcctctactttttttattggaaaaattaataactGAAAAGAGGTCCCATGAGAAGCTAAATTCATAATGAATTTATTCACTTTACAATGTTAAGGCATTATATATGATTCTGCCTGTTAAAGTGTGTTTGATCTAAAATGGCATTTAGtttcaaaatggagaaaatatgtgttgCCATGTGAATTCTCACAAGCCTACTGTCTTTTCCAAACTTGAGTATGaatccttttaaaaaacaaaaaaacgctAGTGTACCCACAGTAGTGACTTATAAGTTTATGATTGTAATGATACTTAAATGTACAGAGTGAATATTAAAAGCATCAAGCTTAATTTAGCAGACTTTCAGGCATGGCAGCATGAAGAAGTCAGTGCATCCTCTCCCccaaaacaattataaaactGAGTGAAATTGTCAAAACAACCATTTTAAGGCTCTGAAGTTTGACGAAAGGCAAACAACAAGTTGAGAGGTGTTTACTCAGGAAGAACTGCTGGAATTTGGATAAGAGAAGTGGGAGTCTGTGGTCTTCTTGCCTGGCGTGGCTCCCTTCCTACTCTCCCCCAGCTCAGTCAGCACGCTGCTTCcgcagggcagggctggcagtGGACACCACCAGCTTCTGCCAGAAGGGGAAGACTTCATTTGGAGTGGAGGACAAAAGTCTATACCAAACAGCATTGCCGCTGAAATTAGCGAGCTCAGTAGGAAATGAGTGTGGAAAACCCGTGGCTCTGCTAGCCTGAGGTCCCGCTTGGGGCAAGCAGTGGACTAGTGAGGAATTTACTGGAGATAGCTTGGAGATGAGAGAGCCATAGAAAAGCTAGATGAACCCTCCACACATCCCTGGCCAACTGAGGAATCATATGAACATTCaggggagacaaaaaaaaatttggtgGAAAGTAGAAGCTGAGGAAGACTTGAGAAATGCCTGAATCCGTTGCCGGAGGATGGAGGCTTTACCAGTTTGATGTGTTTGAGCATAACCTCTGCCCAAATCATTGCCTGACCATTAGGCTATGCAGACTCAGGAGAAACTTCTGGGGAACCAGCCTAAAAGATAGATGtgagaataatatttttttaaaaaacctgagcAGAGATAGCAGCAGCCACACACCATGAGGGAGACAGACTCTGTAAGATAAGTCCAGGCAAGTTGCTGAAAAAAATCCCTCAGAAGGGAAAAATCAGAATCTAGAGTGTTGCTataatttattattcaaaatgtttagttttcaacaacaacaaaaaattgagacatgcaaagaaataggaCAGTCTAACTCTTAGAAAAAATTAGTCAGTAGGAACTGACTTTGAGTGGGCCGAGATGTTGGTTTTAGCAGACAAAAGCGTCAAAGcagctatttaaaatatgttttaaaaatgaaaggaagccaCGTTTAAAGACTTAAAAGTATAATTACTACTCAACAAATAGAGAATCTCAACGGAGAAAtagaaactacaaaaaagaagCAAAGGGTGATTCTAGAGTTGAatagtacaataactgaaatgaaaattcactGGATAGATTCAACAGTATCTGCAAATTTGATATGATACAAGAAAgcatcagtgaacttgaagataaatcaaGAGAAATTATGCAAtctaaagaacagagaaaaaaagattaaagaaaaacaagcagaGCTTCAGACATCCGTGGGACAAGATCAAGTGTACCAAAGAATGTGTAATGAGAGGcccagaaaggggcagaaagtttatctgaagaaataatgactgaaaactttccaTATTTGATGGAAAACCTTACAGATCCGAGGAGGTCAACAATCCCAAGGAGGATAAGCACAGAGACCTGTATCTAGACATGTAGTAGTGAAGCTGCTGAAGCTAACGATAAGGAGGAAATCTTGAAAACATCAAGAGAAAACCAATTCACAGGAACACTGGAGCAACAATACAATTTATGGTTAACTTGTCATCAAAAACAGTGGAGGCCAGTGGCTTTGGGATGACAGACTCAacatgctgaaaggaaaaaaaccataaaccaagaattctgtatccaggAAAAGTGTCCTTCAAAACAATATCactcagtaattttttaaatggaaaaaactaTTGATACATATTATAATCTGGGTGAATCTCCAGTGAATTATGCTGAGTTAAAAAAGCTGAgtgaaataattctatttatataacattgtTGCGATAACAAAATTgtggaaatggagaacagattaacAGCTGCTAGGGGTTAAGGAAGGAGTGGGTATCAGAGGGAAGAAGATGTAGCTATAAAAAGGCAACTGTTGGGGTGGGGCATCCTTGtattgatggaaatgttctgtatcttgactgtatcaatgttaATATCCTAATTATGTTATAgtactatagttttgtaaaatGTTACCAACTGGgtgaaactgggtaaagggtacacaagaatctctctgtattatttcttataactacatgtgaatctacaattatcttaaaataaaaagtttaattttaaaaattatatgtaaaagtaaacatatacatatttaaaacttaaaagacaATGAATGGACCaaacactccaatcaaaaggcagagattgtcagactggctAGAAAACTAtccaaatgtccatgaactggTAATGGATAAATGGAATGTGTTTTATCTATACAACAGAATTTATTCAGGCACAGACGTGAAAAAACTACCAATACTTGCTAGaagatggatggacctcaaaagcgttatgctaaatgaagtacGCCAGATGCAAAAGATGCCACTTTTAAGAAagttccagaaaaggaaaatatctagagacaatcGATTAGTAACTGCCTGGAGTTGGAGGTGGGAGCAAAGACTGACTTCAAATGGGCACAGGAGAACTTTTGGGggaaattaaaatgt includes the following:
- the LHFPL3 gene encoding LHFPL tetraspan subfamily member 3 protein isoform X1, which encodes MPGAAAAAAAAAAMLPAQEAAKLYHTNYVRNSRAIGVLWAIFTICFAIVNVVCFIQPYWIGDGVDTPQAGYFGLFHYCIGNGFSRELTCRGSFTDFSTLPSGAFKAASFFIGLSMMLIIACIVCFTLFFFCNTATVYKICAWMQLTSAACLVLGCMIFPDGWDSDEVKRMCGEKTDKYTLGACSVRWAYILAIIGILDALILSFLAFVLGNRQDSLMAEELKAENKVLQDSNIKRILLPLGKKARGCIKCPLESKP
- the LHFPL3 gene encoding LHFPL tetraspan subfamily member 3 protein isoform X2; the encoded protein is MPGAAAAAAAAAAMLPAQEAAKLYHTNYVRNSRAIGVLWAIFTICFAIVNVVCFIQPYWIGDGVDTPQAGYFGLFHYCIGNGFSRELTCRGSFTDFSTLPSGAFKAASFFIGLSMMLIIACIVCFTLFFFCNTATVYKICAWMQLTSAACLVLGCMIFPDGWDSDEVKRMCGEKTDKYTLGACSVRWAYILAIIGILDALILSFLAFVLGNRQDSLMAEELKAENKGGGDFNTDAHRNDDVKTQE
- the LHFPL3 gene encoding LHFPL tetraspan subfamily member 3 protein isoform X4, coding for MPGAAAAAAAAAAMLPAQEAAKLYHTNYVRNSRAIGVLWAIFTICFAIVNVVCFIQPYWIGDGVDTPQAGYFGLFHYCIGNGFSRELTCRGSFTDFSTLPSGAFKAASFFIGLSMMLIIACIVCFTLFFFCNTATVYKICAWMQLTSAACLVLGCMIFPDGWDSDEVKRMCGEKTDKYTLGACSVRWAYILAIIGILDALILSFLAFVLGNRQDSLMAEELKAENKDDGNA
- the LHFPL3 gene encoding LHFPL tetraspan subfamily member 3 protein isoform X3, which encodes MPGAAAAAAAAAAMLPAQEAAKLYHTNYVRNSRAIGVLWAIFTICFAIVNVVCFIQPYWIGDGVDTPQAGYFGLFHYCIGNGFSRELTCRGSFTDFSTLPSGAFKAASFFIGLSMMLIIACIVCFTLFFFCNTATVYKICAWMQLTSAACLVLGCMIFPDGWDSDEVKRMCGEKTDKYTLGACSVRWAYILAIIGILDALILSFLAFVLGNRQDSLMAEELKAENKVLLSQYSLE